One genomic segment of Clostridium saccharoperbutylacetonicum N1-4(HMT) includes these proteins:
- a CDS encoding response regulator gives MESKQYILVVEDDKPIRNFITTSLKAQGFNYIETEKGIEAIALSMSHKPDLIILDLGLPDIDGIEVVKQVREWSKVPIIIVSARENERQKIEALDKGADDYLTKPFGIGELLARIRVSLRHSAISNNEDESTGIFNVKGLVVDFDKRKVTINNEEIHLTPIEYKIMALLCKYSGKVLTHNFIIKEIWASSTGSETQSLRVFMASLRRKIEKNPADPQYIFTEVGVGYRLVDE, from the coding sequence ATGGAGAGCAAACAATATATTCTTGTTGTTGAAGATGATAAACCAATAAGAAATTTTATAACTACGTCTTTAAAGGCACAAGGATTTAATTATATAGAAACAGAGAAGGGAATAGAAGCTATTGCTCTTTCAATGTCACATAAACCTGATTTGATAATTTTAGATTTAGGACTTCCAGACATTGACGGTATTGAGGTGGTTAAGCAAGTAAGAGAGTGGTCTAAAGTTCCAATAATAATTGTTTCAGCAAGAGAAAATGAAAGACAAAAAATAGAAGCCTTGGATAAAGGTGCAGATGATTACTTAACTAAACCATTTGGTATAGGTGAGTTATTAGCTAGAATCAGAGTTTCATTAAGACATAGTGCTATAAGTAATAATGAAGATGAAAGTACAGGCATATTTAATGTTAAGGGCTTAGTAGTTGATTTTGATAAAAGAAAAGTAACTATAAATAACGAGGAAATACATCTAACTCCAATAGAATATAAAATAATGGCTCTTCTTTGCAAGTACTCTGGAAAAGTATTAACCCATAATTTTATAATTAAGGAAATTTGGGCTTCATCAACAGGAAGTGAAACACAATCTCTTAGGGTATTTATGGCGAGCCTTAGAAGAAAAATAGAAAAGAACCCTGCTGATCCTCAGTATATTTTTACAGAGGTTGGAGTTGGATATAGGTTAGTAGATGAATAA
- the dnaK gene encoding molecular chaperone DnaK encodes MGKIIGIDLGTTNSCVAVMEGGEPTVIANSEGARTTPSVVSFQANGERLVGQVAKRQAITNPDKTVISIKRHMGTSYKVDIDDKQYSPQEISAMVLQKIKADAEAYLGETVTQAVITVPAYFNDSQRQATKDAGKIAGLEVLRIINEPTAASLAYGLDKMDSAHKILVYDLGGGTFDVSILDLGDGVFEVLSTNGDTKLGGDDFDEKIMHYIADTFKAENGIDLMQDKMAVQRLKEAAEKAKIELSSSMQTNINLPFITADATGPKHIDLTLSRAKFNEITHDLVDRSIEPMKKALADAKLSLSDIDKIILVGGSTRIPAVVEAVKNFTGKEPSKGVNPDECVAVGAAIQAGVLTGEVKDVVLLDVTPLTLGIETAGGIATPLIERNTTIPTKKSQVFSTAADNQTSVEINVVQGERQMAMDNKSLGRFTLSGIAPAPRGIPQIEVTFDIDANGIVKVSALDKGTGKEANITITASTNLSDDEVDKAVKEAEKFAEEDKKRKEKVEVLNNADQTIYQIEKTLGEVGDKATEDEKNAVKAKIEDLKKIKDGDDIEAIKAAIEAVNQSFYPIATKMYQQAGGAEGGAGFDPNAAAGGAGTQGAQHDDNVVDADFKVDEDK; translated from the coding sequence ATGGGAAAGATTATAGGAATTGATTTAGGAACAACAAATTCATGTGTAGCAGTTATGGAAGGTGGAGAACCAACAGTTATAGCTAACTCAGAAGGTGCTAGAACTACTCCTTCAGTTGTATCATTCCAAGCAAATGGGGAAAGATTAGTTGGTCAAGTAGCTAAAAGACAAGCAATTACTAATCCAGATAAAACAGTTATCTCAATAAAGAGGCATATGGGAACTAGTTACAAGGTTGATATAGATGATAAACAATATTCACCACAAGAAATTTCAGCTATGGTTCTTCAAAAAATTAAAGCTGATGCAGAAGCTTATTTAGGTGAAACAGTAACTCAAGCAGTTATTACTGTACCAGCATATTTTAATGATAGCCAAAGACAAGCAACTAAAGATGCAGGAAAGATTGCAGGTCTTGAAGTATTAAGAATAATAAATGAACCAACAGCAGCATCATTAGCTTATGGTTTAGATAAAATGGATTCAGCTCACAAAATATTAGTATATGACTTAGGTGGTGGTACTTTCGACGTATCTATCTTAGATTTAGGTGATGGAGTATTTGAAGTACTATCAACTAATGGAGATACTAAACTTGGTGGAGATGACTTTGATGAAAAGATCATGCACTATATTGCAGATACATTCAAAGCTGAAAATGGAATTGATTTAATGCAAGATAAGATGGCAGTTCAAAGATTAAAAGAAGCAGCTGAAAAAGCTAAAATTGAATTATCATCATCAATGCAAACAAATATTAACTTACCATTTATCACAGCAGATGCAACAGGTCCAAAGCATATTGATTTAACTTTAAGCAGAGCTAAATTTAATGAAATTACTCATGACTTAGTTGATAGAAGTATTGAACCAATGAAAAAAGCATTAGCTGATGCTAAGCTTTCATTAAGTGATATTGATAAGATAATCTTAGTTGGTGGATCAACAAGAATTCCAGCAGTAGTAGAAGCTGTTAAGAACTTTACAGGAAAAGAACCTTCTAAGGGAGTTAACCCAGATGAATGTGTTGCAGTTGGTGCAGCTATTCAAGCAGGTGTATTAACAGGAGAAGTTAAAGATGTAGTATTACTTGATGTTACTCCATTAACATTAGGAATTGAAACAGCAGGTGGAATTGCTACTCCATTAATCGAAAGAAACACAACTATTCCAACAAAGAAGAGCCAAGTATTCTCAACTGCTGCAGATAATCAAACATCAGTTGAAATCAATGTAGTTCAAGGTGAAAGACAAATGGCCATGGATAACAAGTCATTAGGAAGATTCACACTTTCAGGAATAGCTCCAGCACCAAGAGGAATTCCTCAAATCGAAGTAACATTTGATATAGATGCTAACGGTATAGTTAAAGTATCAGCGCTAGATAAAGGTACTGGTAAAGAAGCAAATATCACAATCACTGCTTCAACTAACTTAAGTGATGATGAAGTAGATAAGGCTGTAAAAGAAGCAGAAAAATTTGCTGAAGAAGACAAGAAGAGAAAAGAAAAAGTTGAAGTTTTAAATAATGCTGATCAAACAATCTATCAAATAGAAAAGACATTGGGTGAAGTTGGAGATAAAGCAACTGAAGATGAAAAGAATGCTGTTAAAGCTAAGATTGAAGACCTTAAGAAAATTAAAGATGGTGATGATATAGAAGCTATTAAAGCAGCAATTGAAGCAGTAAACCAATCATTCTATCCAATAGCTACTAAGATGTATCAACAAGCAGGTGGTGCAGAAGGTGGAGCAGGTTTTGATCCAAATGCAGCAGCAGGTGGAGCAGGAACTCAAGGTGCACAACATGATGATAATGTAGTAGATGCAGATTTTAAGGTTGATGAAGATAAATAA
- a CDS encoding sensor histidine kinase, with translation MDTYERPNPDYLLNQIKKEEGESSKKGKLKIFFGYAAGVGKSYTMLMEAHDMKKMGKDIVIGYIEPHARPETMALVNGIEDIGVKVIEYKGITLKEFDLDKAIARKPQIILVDELAHTNASTERHRKRWQDIEELLEAGIDVYTTLNVQHIESLNDIVESITHIAVRETIPDKVFDEADKVELIDIEPTELLNRFSEGKVYSKEQTRKAFDNFFTKNNLFALREIALRRTADRVNYEVESVRLAKGQVTVIPTSDVVLACISSSPSSLRVIRTATRMAEAHHSKWIALYVETTKSQNLSKEDRERLNSHFNLAEQLGGEVVTAYGDNTVEQIIQYAKFRNATKIIIGKNHKKPNNLFHFYAKDIVDKLMESNSYIDVYVVPNSSSDKQKKFNIKKNRQKFNISSREILISIFIMIITTIISLFIDYFGFSDANVIMLFILGVIIVNIKTRGYILGFICSIISIFLFNYLFTEPRYSLEVYDKSNLATFPIMLIVTFIIGTLTNKIQREAINSSQRENRTRNLYRVSKKLLSATGTVDVVGIGIKYLSRLLEKTVICYLVQDNKLSTPFIYTATRGEKDRTLLNKDEEAVAHWTFLNDKESGAGTNTFHGAKAYYMPLKSHGKILGVLGVSCVNGSLEPEQKYVFETVASQIYIALDREILAETQKKSSLEIESERLRSNLLRSISHDLRSPLAGIKGSVSTIIETGEFLSEKTKGELLQSVYEDTEWLIRLVENLLSMTRLDGGGLKIKKEMEIVEEVVYEAVQRTSKHFKEHKIKVMVPDEVIMVPMDGSLIEQVLLNLLDNAIKFTPKDSLIEIKVYEENNNIMFEVIDNGPGIAEDILPHIFDIFFTDGYKISDSRRGVGLGLAICKSIVEAHGGEICAYNENGAVFKFNIPKEEEKL, from the coding sequence ATAGATACATATGAAAGACCAAATCCAGATTATCTTTTAAATCAAATAAAAAAAGAAGAAGGCGAATCTTCTAAAAAAGGGAAATTAAAAATATTTTTTGGTTATGCAGCAGGGGTAGGGAAAAGTTATACTATGCTTATGGAAGCTCATGATATGAAAAAAATGGGTAAGGATATCGTGATTGGTTATATAGAACCTCATGCCAGGCCAGAAACTATGGCTTTAGTAAATGGAATTGAAGACATAGGTGTTAAAGTTATTGAGTACAAAGGAATAACTTTGAAAGAATTTGATTTAGATAAAGCTATTGCTAGAAAACCGCAGATAATATTAGTTGATGAACTAGCTCATACCAATGCTAGTACTGAACGGCATAGAAAAAGATGGCAGGATATAGAAGAACTTTTAGAGGCTGGAATAGATGTTTATACAACTTTAAATGTTCAGCACATCGAGAGTTTAAATGATATAGTTGAAAGTATAACACATATTGCTGTAAGAGAAACGATTCCAGACAAAGTGTTTGATGAAGCTGATAAAGTAGAATTAATTGATATTGAACCAACGGAACTGCTTAATCGATTTAGTGAAGGAAAAGTTTACAGCAAAGAACAGACAAGAAAAGCTTTTGATAATTTTTTTACTAAAAATAATTTGTTTGCTCTTAGAGAAATTGCATTAAGAAGAACTGCTGATAGAGTAAATTATGAAGTTGAAAGTGTAAGATTAGCAAAAGGCCAGGTAACTGTAATCCCAACCTCTGATGTTGTACTTGCCTGTATTTCTTCATCACCTTCGTCTTTGAGAGTTATAAGAACAGCAACAAGAATGGCTGAAGCTCATCATTCAAAGTGGATAGCACTTTATGTCGAAACAACGAAATCTCAAAATTTAAGTAAGGAAGATAGAGAAAGGCTTAATTCTCATTTTAATTTAGCAGAGCAATTAGGAGGAGAAGTAGTAACAGCATATGGTGATAATACTGTTGAACAAATAATTCAATATGCAAAATTTCGTAATGCAACTAAAATAATTATAGGCAAAAATCATAAAAAACCAAATAATTTATTTCATTTTTATGCAAAAGACATAGTTGATAAACTTATGGAATCGAATTCGTATATAGATGTGTATGTTGTACCAAATTCTTCTTCTGATAAACAAAAAAAGTTTAATATAAAAAAAAATAGACAAAAATTTAATATATCAAGCAGAGAAATTTTAATATCTATTTTTATTATGATAATTACTACAATAATTTCATTATTTATTGATTATTTTGGTTTTAGTGATGCGAATGTTATAATGCTTTTTATATTAGGGGTTATTATTGTAAATATTAAAACTAGAGGCTATATTTTAGGATTTATTTGTTCAATTATTAGTATATTTTTATTCAATTATCTTTTTACCGAACCAAGATATTCCTTAGAGGTATATGACAAAAGTAATTTAGCAACCTTTCCTATAATGTTAATTGTAACATTTATAATTGGTACGCTTACAAATAAGATTCAAAGAGAAGCTATTAATTCTTCCCAAAGAGAAAATAGAACAAGAAATTTATATAGAGTAAGTAAAAAATTATTAAGTGCAACTGGCACTGTGGATGTTGTTGGAATAGGAATAAAATATTTATCACGTTTATTGGAGAAAACTGTTATTTGTTATTTGGTGCAGGATAATAAACTTTCAACTCCATTTATTTATACAGCTACTAGAGGCGAAAAAGATAGAACTTTATTAAATAAGGATGAAGAAGCGGTAGCACATTGGACATTTTTAAATGATAAGGAGTCTGGAGCTGGGACTAATACATTTCATGGTGCAAAAGCATATTATATGCCATTGAAAAGTCATGGAAAAATATTAGGAGTATTAGGTGTCTCTTGTGTTAATGGAAGCCTAGAACCTGAACAAAAATATGTATTTGAAACAGTTGCTAGCCAAATTTATATTGCATTAGATAGAGAAATATTAGCTGAGACTCAAAAGAAATCAAGTTTGGAAATTGAAAGTGAAAGACTTAGAAGTAACTTACTACGATCAATTTCACATGATTTAAGAAGTCCTCTTGCGGGAATTAAAGGTTCTGTAAGCACTATAATAGAAACAGGGGAATTTTTATCAGAGAAAACTAAGGGAGAATTGCTTCAAAGTGTTTATGAAGATACTGAATGGCTTATAAGACTAGTAGAAAACCTTCTCAGTATGACAAGACTTGATGGTGGAGGTTTGAAAATTAAGAAAGAAATGGAAATAGTGGAAGAAGTGGTGTATGAAGCAGTTCAGAGGACTTCAAAACATTTTAAAGAACACAAAATAAAGGTTATGGTACCAGATGAAGTAATAATGGTGCCAATGGATGGAAGTTTGATTGAGCAAGTACTTCTTAATTTACTTGATAATGCTATTAAATTTACGCCTAAGGATTCTTTAATTGAAATAAAAGTTTATGAGGAGAATAATAACATTATGTTTGAGGTAATAGATAATGGTCCTGGAATAGCAGAAGATATATTACCACATATCTTTGATATATTTTTTACTGATGGATATAAGATAAGTGATTCAAGAAGAGGGGTTGGATTAGGACTTGCAATTTGTAAATCTATAGTTGAAGCACATGGAGGAGAGATTTGTGCTTATAATGAAAATGGAGCTGTTTTTAAATTCAATATTCCAAAGGAGGAGGAGAAGCTTTAA
- the hemW gene encoding radical SAM family heme chaperone HemW → MKEISLYIHIPFCKQKCLYCDFSSYSGKEKLMDEYVKALNEEIMQKGKDYIISSIFIGGGTPSYLKDSNLESLLITLNGLSLKKELEYTVECNPGTLDENKLKLMKKYNVNRISLGVQSTKNSLLKRIGRIHSYEDFENNYLLARKIGFQNINVDLMFGLPNQTVEDWEESLIKIAKLKPEHISAYSLIVEEGTPFYTLYEEDKLSLPEEEEERTMYLTTKKILSTYGYHQYEISNFAQSGKECFHNKVYWKCNEYLGLGVSASSFINEKRSKNIDNIEEYIERIKKHENIIEEIHVNNIKDDMEEFVFMGLRMVGGIQINEFKELFGKDIYKVFGEVIEKNIEKELLISDSGKLYLSPRGIEVSNYVMSDFILE, encoded by the coding sequence ATGAAAGAAATATCTTTATATATACATATACCTTTTTGTAAGCAGAAATGTCTTTATTGTGATTTTTCATCTTATTCTGGAAAAGAAAAGTTGATGGACGAATATGTTAAAGCATTAAATGAAGAAATAATGCAGAAAGGAAAAGATTACATTATAAGTAGCATATTTATAGGAGGTGGAACTCCATCCTATTTAAAAGATTCCAATTTAGAAAGTTTATTGATTACTTTAAATGGATTAAGCTTAAAAAAAGAATTGGAATACACAGTGGAATGCAATCCTGGAACATTAGATGAGAATAAGTTGAAGCTTATGAAGAAATATAATGTTAATAGAATAAGTTTGGGGGTGCAATCTACCAAAAATTCACTTTTGAAGCGCATTGGAAGAATTCATAGTTATGAAGATTTTGAAAATAATTATTTATTGGCTAGAAAAATAGGATTTCAAAATATAAATGTAGACTTGATGTTTGGACTTCCAAACCAAACGGTTGAAGATTGGGAGGAATCATTAATAAAAATAGCAAAACTTAAGCCAGAACATATATCTGCATATAGCTTAATAGTAGAAGAAGGAACACCGTTTTACACTTTATATGAAGAAGATAAATTAAGTTTGCCTGAAGAAGAAGAAGAAAGAACTATGTATCTAACTACTAAAAAAATATTGAGTACATATGGTTATCATCAATATGAAATATCAAATTTTGCTCAGAGCGGAAAGGAGTGTTTCCATAATAAAGTTTATTGGAAATGCAATGAGTATTTGGGATTAGGAGTATCGGCTAGTTCATTTATAAATGAAAAGCGAAGTAAAAATATAGATAATATTGAAGAGTATATAGAAAGAATAAAAAAACATGAAAATATAATAGAAGAAATTCATGTCAATAATATAAAAGATGATATGGAAGAGTTTGTTTTTATGGGGTTAAGAATGGTTGGAGGGATACAGATAAATGAATTTAAGGAACTGTTTGGGAAAGACATTTACAAAGTTTTTGGAGAAGTAATTGAAAAAAATATTGAGAAAGAATTATTAATAAGTGATTCGGGTAAATTATATTTAAGTCCACGCGGAATTGAAGTGTCTAACTATGTGATGAGTGATTTTATTTTAGAGTAA
- the hrcA gene encoding heat-inducible transcriptional repressor HrcA, which translates to MSIDDRKIKILQAIINDYIRTGDPVGSRTIAKNYNLGIGSATIRNEMADLEELGYLEQPHASAGRIPSSKGYRLYVDQLMDNQRLTVEEDLKIKQYIIDSAMLEVDKIVKQTSALLSELTKLTCVIETPSVKKSFIKSIQLIKVDDHNLVSVFLTDTGLIKNHIMKLNHAVPDVQTLLRINQVINNRLVNLSIQEINLEVINNLKKDLGEYEEIFNAILPVLYETLNFADTTEVFMEGTTNIFNYPEYNDIDKAKEMLALLNDKESLMELFRPQDDITVSIGDENYEPQAKDCSIISAEYSFGNRPIGKIGLIGPRRINYSKVIAIMSEVIKELNAILNNQKI; encoded by the coding sequence ATGAGTATTGATGACAGAAAAATAAAAATACTTCAAGCTATTATCAATGACTATATTCGTACAGGAGATCCTGTAGGGTCAAGAACTATTGCGAAAAATTACAATTTGGGTATTGGGTCTGCAACCATAAGAAATGAGATGGCTGATCTTGAAGAGTTGGGATACTTAGAACAACCTCATGCTTCCGCAGGAAGAATCCCTTCTAGTAAGGGATATCGATTATATGTTGATCAACTTATGGATAATCAAAGACTCACAGTTGAAGAGGATTTAAAAATTAAGCAATATATAATTGATTCTGCTATGCTTGAAGTAGATAAAATAGTAAAGCAAACTAGTGCCCTATTATCAGAATTGACTAAATTAACTTGTGTAATTGAAACTCCATCAGTAAAAAAGAGTTTTATAAAATCAATTCAGCTTATTAAGGTTGATGATCACAATTTGGTTTCAGTATTTTTGACAGATACAGGACTTATAAAAAATCATATTATGAAGTTAAATCATGCAGTTCCAGACGTGCAAACATTACTTAGAATAAATCAAGTTATTAATAACAGATTAGTAAATCTTTCTATTCAAGAAATTAATTTAGAAGTTATTAATAATTTAAAAAAAGATTTAGGTGAATATGAAGAAATATTTAATGCTATATTACCTGTTTTGTACGAGACCTTAAATTTTGCTGATACAACAGAAGTATTTATGGAAGGAACAACAAATATATTTAACTATCCTGAATATAACGATATCGATAAGGCAAAAGAAATGCTGGCACTTCTTAATGATAAGGAGTCTCTAATGGAGTTATTTAGGCCGCAGGATGATATTACTGTAAGTATAGGGGATGAAAATTATGAGCCTCAAGCTAAGGATTGCAGTATAATATCTGCTGAATATTCTTTTGGAAATAGGCCAATTGGAAAGATAGGATTAATTGGTCCAAGAAGAATTAACTATTCAAAGGTTATAGCAATTATGTCCGAAGTAATAAAGGAACTTAATGCTATATTAAATAATCAAAAAATATAA
- the grpE gene encoding nucleotide exchange factor GrpE, whose protein sequence is MEENKEIINEELKEEENEVQGTEEANVSENTEAAEENSEDSEANKLEEENKKLQEELDSTKDRLLRLTAEYDNYRKRTVKEKEGIYSDAYVDVLKEVIPILDNLERAVAADGSIEDLKKGIEMTIKGCVDSFAKLGVEEIDTSGEFDPNLHNAVMHIEDENLGKNVIAEVFQKGYKKDDKIIRHTMVKVAN, encoded by the coding sequence ATGGAAGAAAATAAAGAAATTATAAATGAAGAACTAAAAGAGGAAGAAAATGAAGTGCAAGGCACTGAAGAAGCAAATGTAAGTGAAAACACAGAAGCTGCTGAAGAAAATTCAGAAGATAGTGAAGCAAATAAATTAGAAGAGGAAAATAAGAAATTGCAAGAAGAATTAGATTCAACTAAGGATAGGCTTTTAAGATTAACAGCAGAATATGATAATTATAGAAAAAGAACTGTTAAAGAAAAAGAAGGAATATATAGTGATGCATATGTAGATGTATTAAAAGAAGTCATTCCTATTCTTGATAATTTAGAAAGAGCTGTTGCAGCTGATGGAAGCATAGAAGATTTGAAAAAAGGAATTGAAATGACAATAAAAGGTTGTGTAGATTCATTTGCAAAACTTGGAGTTGAAGAAATAGATACTTCGGGAGAATTTGATCCAAATCTTCATAATGCAGTTATGCATATAGAAGATGAAAACTTAGGTAAAAATGTAATTGCAGAAGTTTTCCAAAAAGGATATAAAAAAGATGATAAAATAATCAGACATACAATGGTTAAAGTAGCTAATTAA
- the lepA gene encoding translation elongation factor 4, with protein sequence MKSERQKHIRNFSIVAHIDHGKSTLADRLLETTGTLTKREMEEQVLDNMEIEKERGITIKSQAARLIYRRDDGEEYILNLIDTPGHVDFNYEVSRSLAACEGAILVVDATQGIQAQTLANCYLALDNDLEIAPVINKVDLPSARPDEVKKEIEDIIGIEAESAPTISAKTGLNIGDVLESVVKNIPSPDGDEEAPLKALIFDSYYDSYKGVVCIVRVKDGRVKIGTKIKLMASNKVYEVTEVGVFTPGVLPIGELSAGDVGYITASIKNVRDARVGDTITEADRPTGKALPGYKPAIPMVYSGIYPVDGAKYDELREALEKLQINDAALSFEPETSIALGFGFRCGFLGLLHMEIIQERVEREFNLDIITTAPSVIYKVIKTDGEMLEITNPTNLPPLTEVDYMEEPVVKASIITPKDYVGAVMELCQDRRGTYIDMQYIEETRAVVNYDIPLNEIIYDFFDTLKSRTRGYASLDYEFKGYTRTKLVKLDILLNGDIVDALSMIVPDERAYHKGRGIAEKLKEIIPRQLFEIPIQAAVGAKIIARETVKAMRKDVLAKCYGGDISRKKKLLEKQKEGKKRMRQVGSVEVPQEAFMAVLKVD encoded by the coding sequence ATGAAAAGTGAAAGACAAAAACATATCCGAAATTTTTCAATAGTAGCACATATTGATCATGGTAAGTCAACCCTTGCGGATAGATTACTTGAAACTACAGGAACCTTAACTAAAAGGGAAATGGAAGAGCAAGTTCTAGATAATATGGAGATAGAAAAAGAAAGAGGAATTACAATCAAGTCTCAAGCAGCGAGACTTATATATAGAAGAGATGACGGAGAAGAATATATCCTTAATTTAATTGATACTCCAGGACACGTAGACTTTAACTATGAAGTTTCAAGAAGCTTAGCAGCTTGTGAGGGAGCGATACTTGTTGTTGATGCAACACAAGGAATTCAAGCTCAAACTTTAGCTAATTGTTACTTAGCTTTAGATAATGATCTAGAAATTGCACCAGTAATAAATAAGGTTGATTTGCCATCAGCAAGACCAGATGAAGTTAAAAAGGAAATTGAAGATATAATAGGGATTGAGGCAGAAAGTGCTCCAACTATATCTGCAAAAACTGGACTTAACATAGGTGATGTATTGGAATCTGTTGTTAAGAATATACCATCACCAGATGGAGATGAAGAAGCTCCATTAAAAGCATTAATTTTTGATTCTTATTATGACAGCTATAAAGGTGTTGTATGTATAGTAAGAGTTAAAGATGGAAGAGTAAAGATTGGAACTAAAATCAAATTAATGGCAAGTAATAAAGTATATGAAGTTACTGAAGTTGGTGTATTTACGCCTGGTGTACTTCCAATTGGTGAGTTGAGTGCAGGTGACGTTGGATATATAACAGCATCAATTAAAAATGTTAGAGATGCTAGAGTAGGTGATACTATTACAGAAGCTGACAGACCAACAGGCAAAGCTCTTCCAGGTTATAAGCCTGCTATACCAATGGTTTATTCAGGAATATATCCAGTTGATGGAGCAAAATATGATGAACTTAGGGAAGCTTTAGAAAAACTACAAATCAATGATGCAGCATTAAGCTTTGAACCAGAAACATCTATTGCATTAGGCTTTGGATTTAGATGTGGTTTCTTAGGATTATTACATATGGAAATAATTCAAGAAAGAGTTGAAAGAGAATTTAACCTAGATATTATTACTACAGCACCATCTGTTATTTATAAAGTAATTAAAACTGATGGCGAAATGTTAGAAATAACAAACCCAACCAATTTACCACCTTTAACTGAGGTAGATTATATGGAGGAACCTGTAGTTAAGGCGTCTATAATAACTCCAAAGGATTATGTTGGAGCAGTTATGGAATTATGCCAAGATAGAAGAGGAACTTATATTGATATGCAATACATAGAAGAAACTAGAGCAGTTGTAAACTATGATATTCCATTAAATGAGATAATATATGATTTTTTTGACACATTGAAGTCTAGAACTAGAGGATATGCATCTTTAGATTATGAATTCAAGGGATATACAAGAACTAAGCTAGTTAAGTTAGACATTTTACTAAATGGAGATATAGTTGATGCCTTATCTATGATAGTTCCAGATGAGAGAGCATACCATAAGGGAAGAGGAATAGCAGAAAAGTTAAAGGAAATTATTCCAAGACAATTATTTGAAATTCCAATTCAAGCAGCAGTAGGAGCTAAAATTATAGCAAGAGAAACTGTAAAGGCTATGAGAAAAGACGTATTAGCTAAATGTTATGGTGGGGATATTTCTAGAAAGAAGAAATTACTTGAAAAGCAAAAAGAAGGAAAGAAGAGAATGAGACAGGTTGGATCTGTAGAAGTTCCACAAGAAGCATTTATGGCAGTCTTAAAAGTAGATTAA